From one Candidatus Saganbacteria bacterium genomic stretch:
- a CDS encoding DUF4163 domain-containing protein, translating to MKKAAAVIVLILLLAQASALSEIRVGIKKIASEGKDYIIDISYPAVGNYKNKIAQEKFNNEIRAIFSNASSDFIGSLKGVENKFQIDAKNGYYSTFEVVDIRGGIISILFEESAYYRGAAHPTHNARSINYDLHFGKNIALKDIFRPGTKWLEYISDYCLNDLRKQLDGYFYEDGVGQREQNFKIFNFTKNGVLFTFDDELAGHAAGDQRVLIPYGKLKNLMEPKYLLGRI from the coding sequence ATGAAGAAAGCGGCCGCTGTTATTGTTTTAATCCTCCTGCTTGCTCAAGCTAGCGCGTTATCCGAAATCAGGGTAGGGATCAAAAAGATCGCTTCCGAAGGAAAAGATTATATTATTGATATTTCATATCCCGCAGTCGGGAATTATAAAAACAAGATCGCGCAGGAAAAGTTCAACAACGAAATTAGGGCGATATTTTCCAATGCAAGCTCTGATTTTATTGGAAGCTTGAAAGGCGTTGAAAATAAATTCCAGATCGATGCAAAAAACGGCTATTATTCGACTTTTGAGGTGGTTGATATTAGAGGCGGTATAATAAGCATTTTATTTGAAGAGAGCGCATATTACAGGGGAGCCGCCCATCCAACGCACAATGCCCGCTCAATAAATTATGATCTGCATTTCGGAAAAAATATCGCGCTCAAAGATATTTTTAGGCCTGGGACCAAATGGCTGGAGTATATCTCGGACTATTGCCTAAACGACTTAAGAAAGCAGCTTGATGGATATTTTTACGAAGATGGGGTTGGGCAAAGGGAGCAGAATTTCAAAATTTTTAATTTCACAAAAAATGGGGTACTTTTCACGTTTGACGATGAGCTTGCGGGGCATGCCGCGGGCGACCAAAGGGTCTTGATCCCATATGGAAAATTAAAGAATCTCATGGAGCCTAAATATTTATTGGGAAGAATTTAG
- a CDS encoding 1-deoxy-D-xylulose-5-phosphate reductoisomerase: MKKNISILGSTGSIGKQTLEVVYAFPSSFRVAAFAAKDEVELIAAQIKTFKPSLVSVATEEVKTKVEALIAGEKVKIAVGEAGLNEVACFAESKLLVVAIPGSLALMAVMKAVEAGKDIALATKEVLVSSGDLFMEAVKAAKVKVYPIDSEHSAIAQCLTGEKTDKIKKIILTASGGPFLKTPIEKLEKMTAKEALAHPTWKMGPKITIDSATLMNKGFEVIEAHYLFNLPYEQIEVVIHPQSIIHSMVEFVDGSIKAQLGAPDMRVPIQLALFGMERAQNRWNRLDFTKVRALTFEKPDLNKFPCLGYAFDAGKKGGTLPAVVNAANEEAVKLLLKGKILFGDIPVKIKKAMETLQLIEKPTLAQIFEADSFARSQAI, translated from the coding sequence ATGAAAAAAAATATATCGATCTTGGGTTCAACTGGATCTATTGGAAAACAAACGCTCGAAGTCGTATACGCTTTCCCAAGCTCTTTCCGAGTTGCCGCATTTGCCGCAAAAGATGAAGTGGAACTTATTGCCGCGCAAATTAAAACTTTCAAGCCTTCTTTAGTATCGGTCGCGACAGAAGAAGTAAAAACAAAAGTCGAAGCTTTGATCGCCGGTGAAAAAGTTAAGATAGCAGTAGGTGAGGCGGGACTGAATGAAGTTGCTTGTTTTGCCGAATCGAAACTTCTGGTTGTTGCGATCCCTGGCTCATTGGCATTAATGGCTGTTATGAAAGCTGTTGAAGCCGGAAAAGATATCGCACTTGCCACAAAGGAAGTATTGGTATCATCCGGCGACCTCTTTATGGAAGCGGTAAAAGCCGCTAAAGTTAAAGTTTATCCGATCGATTCCGAACATTCGGCGATCGCACAATGTTTGACCGGAGAAAAAACCGACAAAATTAAAAAAATAATTCTTACCGCGTCAGGCGGACCATTTTTAAAAACTCCTATAGAGAAACTTGAAAAAATGACAGCCAAAGAAGCGCTCGCGCACCCTACATGGAAGATGGGGCCCAAAATTACAATTGATTCCGCGACTCTTATGAATAAAGGATTTGAAGTAATAGAAGCGCATTATCTTTTTAATTTGCCGTACGAACAGATCGAAGTTGTCATCCATCCGCAAAGCATAATTCATTCGATGGTCGAGTTTGTTGACGGATCGATCAAGGCACAGCTTGGCGCGCCTGATATGAGGGTTCCGATACAGCTTGCATTGTTCGGCATGGAAAGGGCGCAAAACAGGTGGAATCGATTGGATTTCACAAAAGTTAGAGCTTTAACTTTCGAGAAACCCGATCTAAATAAATTTCCGTGTTTAGGTTACGCTTTTGATGCAGGTAAAAAGGGCGGGACACTGCCAGCAGTCGTTAATGCCGCGAACGAAGAAGCGGTAAAGTTATTATTGAAGGGCAAAATATTGTTTGGCGATATTCCGGTAAAGATCAAGAAAGCGATGGAGACCCTGCAACTCATCGAAAAACCAACCCTTGCCCAAATATTTGAAGCCGACAGCTTTGCCAGGTCGCAGGCTATTTAA
- a CDS encoding 2,3-bisphosphoglycerate-independent phosphoglycerate mutase, whose protein sequence is MNKITPVYLCIMDGVGVGPSNRSNAVFDAIKDGKAPYLAELFSRPYSRLECSGRAVGLPENTMGNSEVNHLNMGAGRVVYQSIERINAAIEDKNFFKNDALIKACDNSKKNDSTLHLMGILQGHGGTVHGSIAHLLALLEFSKKQGLKKVSIHLFGDGRDTNPKALGEIYLKMLQDKISELGLKDIAKIKTIMGREIAMDRDTAWDKTLIAMNALISGECFATANTAEEAITNSYSKGETDEFIKPVKIGDYAGMNSNDSVIFWNYRQDRAMQLTIGFREKDKKFFNYKKGTNPISENLFNEIEKLQNKVKDTVFVAMTEYYEGINALTAYPEKEIPNTVGEIVSRAGLLQLRIAGTEKFAHVTGWFSGRRSSPFEGEDRILVQDPTLKARTEDGKHYDYVPEMTAFKETEAVLKAMDKKNYSLIVHNFQNGDMVGHTGNLDAAEKAIAAVSKCLSQIAPKWLSKGGIFILTADHGNVDEMEIKKGSGEVVSTQHSLNPVPFWALGQNINPQNGKIPDIGVTVLELIGLEIPKEMTAKPLV, encoded by the coding sequence ATGAATAAAATTACACCGGTATATTTATGCATAATGGACGGCGTAGGAGTAGGGCCTAGCAACAGAAGCAACGCGGTCTTTGATGCAATTAAAGACGGCAAAGCCCCATATTTGGCCGAACTTTTTTCAAGGCCTTATTCGAGGCTCGAGTGTTCGGGGCGTGCTGTCGGCTTGCCTGAAAATACGATGGGAAATTCCGAAGTGAATCATTTGAATATGGGCGCCGGGCGCGTTGTTTACCAGTCGATAGAAAGGATAAATGCCGCGATCGAAGATAAAAATTTCTTTAAGAACGATGCTTTGATAAAAGCATGCGATAACAGCAAAAAGAACGATTCAACTTTGCATTTAATGGGAATATTACAGGGCCATGGGGGTACTGTCCATGGAAGCATCGCACATCTTCTTGCCCTGCTTGAGTTTTCAAAAAAACAGGGACTAAAAAAAGTTTCGATCCACTTATTCGGAGATGGACGCGACACAAATCCTAAAGCTTTAGGTGAAATATACCTCAAGATGCTCCAAGATAAAATTTCGGAGCTTGGCTTGAAAGATATCGCTAAAATTAAAACGATAATGGGAAGAGAAATTGCGATGGATCGCGATACCGCTTGGGATAAGACGCTTATTGCAATGAATGCCTTGATATCAGGGGAATGTTTTGCAACTGCAAATACTGCGGAAGAGGCGATTACTAATTCCTATTCAAAAGGGGAAACCGACGAATTCATAAAGCCCGTTAAGATCGGTGATTATGCGGGTATGAATTCTAACGATTCTGTTATCTTTTGGAATTACAGGCAGGATAGGGCGATGCAATTGACGATCGGATTTAGGGAGAAAGACAAAAAGTTTTTCAATTATAAAAAAGGTACAAACCCAATTTCTGAAAACTTATTTAATGAGATCGAGAAGCTTCAAAATAAAGTTAAAGATACCGTATTTGTCGCGATGACGGAATATTACGAGGGGATAAACGCGCTGACCGCATATCCTGAAAAAGAAATACCAAATACGGTTGGCGAGATTGTTTCAAGAGCTGGTTTGCTGCAATTGAGGATCGCGGGGACAGAAAAATTTGCTCATGTTACGGGGTGGTTTTCTGGAAGAAGAAGCTCTCCTTTCGAGGGGGAAGACAGGATATTGGTTCAGGACCCGACACTTAAGGCTCGGACAGAAGATGGGAAGCATTATGATTATGTCCCGGAAATGACAGCCTTTAAAGAGACTGAAGCAGTATTAAAGGCGATGGATAAAAAAAATTATTCACTCATTGTCCATAATTTCCAGAATGGGGATATGGTCGGGCACACAGGGAATTTGGATGCGGCAGAAAAAGCAATTGCCGCAGTATCTAAATGTTTGTCGCAAATTGCCCCAAAATGGCTTTCCAAAGGCGGTATATTTATTCTAACCGCCGACCATGGAAATGTGGATGAGATGGAGATCAAGAAAGGCAGTGGAGAAGTTGTTAGCACCCAGCATTCGCTAAATCCTGTTCCATTTTGGGCATTGGGGCAAAATATTAATCCTCAAAATGGAAAGATCCCTGATATTGGTGTAACTGTTCTGGAACTAATTGGATTAGAAATTCCGAAAGAGATGACCGCGAAGCCGCTGGTTTAA